In one window of Sandaracinaceae bacterium DNA:
- a CDS encoding radical SAM protein, with the protein MSRRPPSTTRHLRDDDLAAPHPVYAVWELTLACDLSCRHCGSRAGAARSGELSAEQALDVVQQLADAQVREVTLIGGEAYLRPDWLVIARALVAHGMVVGVTTGGFGLDDQVVSAAEDAGIRAMSISIDGLGQTHDAQRGRRGAFDAAVAAARRVAASRIHLSVNTQVNRLSLPELPALARLVAELGATDWRVQLTVPLGNAADRADLMLQPLDLLDLFPLLAWIQETVLEPRGVRLRPGNNVGYFGPYEEWIRSRGAEGAHFTRCGAGEYTLGIEADGTLKGCPSLPTDAYAGGDLRVTPLREILTREPLRRLADRGVEALSGFCRTCYYAEPCRGGCSYTAHAWLGQPGDNPLCIHRALTFEAEGKHERLVRVEAATGKPFDHGRFEIRVEDIPPRDAPTLAGISLETAAMARPEDGGLHATSTLRRRLQVL; encoded by the coding sequence CTGAGCCGCCGCCCGCCGAGCACCACGCGCCACCTCCGGGACGACGACCTCGCCGCGCCGCACCCGGTCTATGCGGTGTGGGAGCTCACGCTCGCGTGCGACCTCAGCTGCCGGCACTGCGGGAGCCGCGCTGGCGCCGCGCGCAGCGGCGAGCTCAGCGCCGAGCAGGCCCTCGACGTGGTGCAGCAGCTGGCGGATGCGCAGGTGCGCGAGGTCACGCTCATCGGCGGCGAGGCCTACCTGCGGCCCGACTGGCTGGTGATCGCGCGCGCCCTCGTTGCGCACGGCATGGTGGTGGGCGTCACCACGGGGGGCTTCGGTCTCGACGACCAGGTGGTGAGCGCCGCGGAGGACGCCGGCATCCGCGCCATGAGCATCTCCATCGATGGCCTCGGCCAGACCCACGACGCGCAGCGCGGACGCCGTGGGGCCTTCGACGCCGCGGTGGCCGCCGCGCGCCGCGTCGCGGCCTCTCGCATCCACCTCTCGGTCAACACGCAGGTCAACCGGCTCTCCCTGCCCGAGCTACCCGCGCTCGCGCGCTTGGTGGCGGAGCTGGGCGCCACCGACTGGCGCGTGCAGCTCACCGTGCCGCTGGGCAACGCCGCCGACCGCGCGGACCTCATGTTGCAGCCGCTGGACCTGCTGGACCTCTTCCCGCTGCTCGCGTGGATCCAGGAGACCGTGCTCGAGCCGCGTGGTGTGCGCCTGCGGCCGGGCAACAACGTGGGCTACTTCGGCCCGTACGAAGAGTGGATCCGCTCGCGCGGCGCCGAGGGCGCCCACTTCACGCGCTGCGGCGCCGGCGAGTACACGCTGGGCATCGAGGCCGACGGCACGCTCAAGGGCTGCCCGTCACTCCCCACGGACGCCTATGCGGGCGGCGACCTGCGCGTCACGCCGCTGCGCGAGATCCTCACGCGCGAGCCCCTGCGGCGCCTGGCCGACCGAGGCGTCGAGGCCCTCTCGGGCTTCTGCCGCACCTGCTACTACGCCGAGCCCTGCCGCGGCGGCTGCAGCTACACGGCGCACGCGTGGCTGGGCCAGCCCGGCGACAACCCGCTGTGCATCCACCGCGCGCTCACCTTCGAGGCCGAGGGCAAGCACGAGCGCCTGGTGCGCGTGGAAGCCGCCACGGGGAAGCCCTTCGACCACGGCCGCTTCGAGATCCGCGTGGAGGACATCCCTCCGCGCGACGCGCCCACCCTGGCCGGCATTTCGCTCGAGACCGCCGCCATGGCGCGCCCGGAGGACGGTGGCCTGCACGCCACCAGCACGCTCCGGCGCCGCCTGCAGGTGCTGTGA